A stretch of Cicer arietinum cultivar CDC Frontier isolate Library 1 chromosome 5, Cicar.CDCFrontier_v2.0, whole genome shotgun sequence DNA encodes these proteins:
- the LOC140920417 gene encoding uncharacterized protein, with protein MASGRNDAALQALAESQAIAQAATQAAQVAAQAVAQATTYSGGQGNMQINEFMVMDRFHKANPPSFEGHYNPNGAQKWLQEVEKIFRGVACPEGQKVHLGTFMLTEEAEHWWDNARQQLDNVGTAITCAIFKNMFLIKYFPEDIRNRKGMEFVKLEQGNMSVVEYAAKFEELSRYYPLYVGEAGEKSKCIKFEMGLRPEIKKQVGMQEIRDFPTLVNKSRIYDEDSRAEKAHYRNTGTMKDKRPMHHNRGKPYSFPPSKSGSRLNYQQYSFLAGK; from the exons ATGGCTAGTGGAAGGAATGATGCT GCTCTCCAAGCTTTGGCTGAATCTCAAGCTATTGCACAAGCTGCTACTCAAGCTGCACAGGTTGCTGCTCAAGCTGTTGCACAAGCTACTACCTATAGTGGTGGCCAAGGAAATATGCAAATAAATGAGTTCATGGTGATGGATCGATTCCACAAGGCTAACCCTCCATCGTTTGAAGGTCACTATAATCCTAATGGAGCTCAAAAGTGGTTGCAAGAAGTTGAGAAAATTTTCAGAGGAGTGGCATGTCCCGAGGGTCAGAAAGTGCATCTTGGTACCTTTATGTTAACGGAGGAGGCTGAACATTGGTGGGATAATGCGCGCCAACAATTAGATAATGTAGGGACTGCAATTACTTGTGCTATATTCAAGAACATGTTTCTAATTAAGTATTTCCCTGAAGATATCCGTAATAGAAAGGGGATGgaatttgttaaattggaaCAGGGGAATATGTCAGTAGTAGAGTATGCGGCTAAGTTCGAGGAATTATCCAGGTACTATCCACTATATGTTGGAGAAGCAGGAGAAAAGTCTAAGTGCATCAAGTTTGAAATGGGACTCAGGCCAGAGATCAAGAAACAGGTTGGAATGCAAGAGATCCGCGACTTTCCTACCCTAGTGAATAAGAGTAGGATTTATGATGAGGATAGCCGTGCTGAAAAGGCACATTACCGAAACACTGGAACCATGAAGGACAAGAGGCCTATGCATCATAATAGAGGAAAACCTTACTCTTTTCCTCCTAGTAAATCTGGAAGTCGTCTGAATTATCAACAATACAGTTTTTTAGCTGGAAAATGA